One genomic segment of Longimicrobium sp. includes these proteins:
- a CDS encoding YeiH family protein encodes MTQPRPPLVGYLPGLALSAALAAAAWALQEVEVRATGHAVVEALVLAILLGMIVRTFWKPGARWEPGISLTAKQVLEIAIVLLGASVNLPLLLRAGAPLVIAILAVVATGLVAGYGIGRALGLNPRLATLIACGNAICGNSAIAAVAPVIGADDEDVASSIAFTAVLGVVVVMGLPLLIPVLGFDAYRYGVLAGMTVYAVPQVIAATFPVSALSGEVGTLVKLVRVLLLGPVVVFFAVRNRRIGEQKLAPGAFVPWFITGFLVLAAARSLGAIPAEVALPVRELSRWMTVAAMAALGLGVDVRVLGRVGGRVIAAVTGSLIVLISLSAALIVLLGIG; translated from the coding sequence GTGACCCAGCCCCGTCCCCCGCTCGTGGGGTACCTTCCCGGCCTGGCGCTTTCCGCCGCGCTGGCCGCCGCCGCGTGGGCGCTGCAGGAGGTGGAGGTGCGGGCCACGGGGCACGCCGTGGTCGAGGCGCTGGTGCTGGCCATTCTGCTGGGGATGATCGTGCGCACCTTCTGGAAGCCCGGCGCGCGGTGGGAGCCGGGAATCTCGCTGACGGCCAAGCAGGTGCTGGAGATCGCCATCGTCCTCCTGGGCGCGTCGGTGAACCTGCCCCTGCTGCTGCGGGCCGGCGCGCCGCTGGTGATCGCCATTCTCGCCGTCGTCGCCACGGGGCTGGTGGCGGGCTACGGCATCGGCCGGGCGCTGGGGCTCAACCCGCGCCTCGCCACGTTGATCGCCTGCGGAAACGCCATCTGCGGCAACTCCGCCATCGCGGCCGTGGCGCCTGTCATCGGCGCCGACGACGAGGACGTGGCGTCGTCCATCGCCTTCACCGCCGTGCTGGGCGTGGTCGTCGTCATGGGCCTGCCGCTGCTGATTCCCGTGCTGGGCTTCGACGCGTACCGCTACGGCGTGCTGGCGGGAATGACGGTGTACGCCGTTCCGCAGGTGATCGCGGCCACCTTTCCCGTCAGCGCGCTGAGCGGCGAGGTGGGCACGCTCGTCAAGCTGGTGCGCGTGCTGCTGCTGGGCCCCGTCGTGGTCTTCTTTGCCGTGCGCAACCGCAGGATCGGCGAGCAGAAGCTGGCGCCCGGCGCCTTCGTGCCGTGGTTCATCACCGGCTTCCTGGTGCTGGCCGCCGCGCGTTCGCTGGGCGCCATCCCCGCCGAGGTGGCGCTGCCGGTGCGCGAGCTGTCGCGGTGGATGACGGTGGCTGCCATGGCCGCGCTGGGGCTGGGCGTGGACGTACGGGTGCTGGGCCGCGTCGGAGGGCGCGTGATCGCCGCGGTCACCGGATCGCTCATCGTGCTGATCAGCCTGAGCGCCGCGCTGATCGTGCTGCTGGGAATCGGCTGA
- a CDS encoding TraR/DksA C4-type zinc finger protein: MLQEEQRRQIEQRLLREREQVLDAIGEFDETAKDLRERTGELSLADNHPADIATEHQEHEKDFLFASMEGRRLYAIDESLRLLYKEPERFGLCDVCGQDIGMERLDVIPETRLCAQHARERDAASDADANPREADGHANEEQR, from the coding sequence ATGCTTCAGGAAGAACAGCGCAGGCAGATCGAGCAGCGGCTGCTGCGCGAGCGTGAGCAGGTGCTCGACGCGATCGGCGAATTCGACGAGACCGCCAAGGACCTGCGCGAGCGCACGGGCGAGCTGAGCCTGGCCGACAACCACCCGGCCGACATCGCCACCGAGCACCAGGAGCACGAAAAGGACTTCCTCTTCGCCAGCATGGAGGGGCGGCGCCTGTACGCCATCGACGAGTCGCTGCGCCTGCTGTACAAGGAGCCGGAGCGCTTCGGGCTGTGCGACGTGTGCGGCCAGGACATCGGGATGGAGCGGCTGGACGTGATCCCCGAAACCCGCCTGTGCGCGCAGCACGCCCGCGAGCGCGACGCAGCCTCGGACGCCGACGCCAACCCCCGCGAGGCCGACGGCCACGCGAACGAGGAACAGCGGTAA
- the dut gene encoding dUTP diphosphatase: MTEPMRVRFKRLPHNPDLPLPARQTPGSAGYDVASAEPDFVLQPGERRLVVTGLAIELPDGVECQVRPRSGLALRHGITLPNSPATIDPDYRGELKVIVWNAGTEPVPVPRGTRIAQLVFARFLAPEVEEADELSESGRGESGFGSTGR; this comes from the coding sequence ATGACCGAACCCATGCGGGTCCGCTTCAAGCGGCTTCCCCACAACCCCGACCTGCCGCTCCCCGCCCGGCAGACTCCCGGCTCGGCCGGCTACGACGTGGCCTCGGCCGAGCCGGACTTCGTGCTGCAGCCCGGCGAGCGGCGCCTGGTGGTGACCGGGCTCGCCATCGAGCTGCCGGATGGCGTGGAGTGCCAGGTGCGCCCGCGCTCGGGGCTGGCGCTTCGCCACGGCATCACCCTTCCCAACTCGCCGGCGACGATCGACCCCGACTACCGGGGCGAACTCAAGGTGATCGTGTGGAACGCGGGGACGGAGCCGGTGCCCGTTCCGCGCGGAACGCGCATCGCGCAGCTGGTGTTCGCCCGCTTCCTGGCGCCCGAGGTGGAAGAAGCGGACGAGTTGAGCGAGTCCGGCCGGGGCGAATCGGGCTTCGGGTCTACCGGCCGCTGA
- a CDS encoding Ig-like domain-containing protein, which yields MTPKFRLGALALVLSALLPACSGDGPVALPVEAPDAPYLAVLDCTARVTSSAVSCRSATPSTGQAPGLIVGGQGEFVFMSGTNAAYTAADSTFRFDATVQNLIPQPLGTTNGTTPDPAGVRVFFASMPASATGAVSVRNASGTATFLSGDAPYFQYDGNLAMDATSEEVTWRFTVDPTVATFTFKVYVAAQVPYPNGWVDVSPPADTLMADSAQPLTATVRDVVGRVIPGQTITWGTSDAAIGTVTAGGVVTGVSPGAVTISASSGVRSGAAKISVCPNLAVGGVYVADMPAGADICLPGTTGGAEYTVMPMNLSPSTAGGLTLGLTSSGIVPASGGPNPARLPGAGFSLAGGLQRDDRWETRLRETERRVLGPLMARGMARSPAPRRAVTPGVPVVGGLMTLNVETDQPCSAPDNRTGRVVHVGTRIVIVADTTNPSGGLTVADYAAIAETFDNQVWPAITAAYGEPADLDQNGGRVIAFYTRAVNELTPPGSSAYVGGFVYARDLFEPAQCASSNRAEMFYMLAADPGGTVNGNVRTVELVKSKTVGTLAHEFEHLINASRRMYVNNANGFEATWLDEGLAHVAEELMFYHVSGTSARANLGGAQLFDGGAVQSAWFSYMESNTGRLRQWLLSPTTGGFFQANDNLPTRGAAWSFLRYAADRKGGTEGTFWAALVKTAQDTGLVNLQNALGTDPMPWARDFVAATYADDALGSGTPAQYTLPSWNVRDIIDNWINYTAGDRYPLAVRAPGNGVTDNITLAYGGSAAFSRVGVPASAFASVRLRVGGASPPSTVRVAVFRRK from the coding sequence ATGACCCCGAAGTTCCGCCTGGGCGCACTCGCGCTCGTGCTTTCCGCCCTCCTGCCCGCGTGCTCCGGGGACGGGCCCGTCGCGCTCCCGGTCGAAGCGCCGGACGCGCCCTATCTCGCCGTGCTGGACTGCACCGCCCGCGTGACATCTAGCGCGGTGAGCTGCCGGTCCGCCACTCCGTCCACCGGCCAGGCGCCGGGGCTGATCGTGGGCGGGCAGGGCGAGTTCGTGTTCATGTCCGGCACGAACGCGGCGTATACCGCCGCCGACAGCACGTTCAGGTTCGACGCGACGGTGCAGAACCTCATCCCGCAGCCGCTGGGCACCACGAACGGCACCACGCCGGACCCGGCGGGCGTGCGGGTGTTCTTCGCCTCCATGCCTGCCAGCGCCACCGGTGCCGTGTCGGTGAGGAACGCCTCGGGAACGGCGACGTTCCTGAGCGGCGACGCGCCGTACTTCCAGTACGACGGCAACCTGGCGATGGACGCCACGTCGGAGGAGGTGACGTGGCGGTTCACGGTGGACCCCACCGTGGCCACCTTCACCTTCAAGGTGTACGTGGCGGCCCAGGTTCCTTATCCCAATGGATGGGTGGACGTCAGCCCGCCGGCGGATACGCTGATGGCCGATTCGGCGCAGCCCCTGACGGCGACCGTGCGCGACGTGGTCGGGCGGGTGATCCCCGGGCAGACCATCACCTGGGGCACCTCCGACGCGGCGATCGGCACGGTGACGGCCGGGGGCGTGGTGACCGGCGTGAGCCCCGGCGCGGTGACGATTTCCGCCAGCAGCGGCGTACGCAGCGGCGCGGCGAAGATCTCCGTCTGCCCCAACCTCGCCGTCGGCGGCGTGTACGTGGCCGACATGCCGGCGGGCGCGGACATCTGCCTGCCTGGCACCACCGGCGGGGCGGAGTACACCGTGATGCCCATGAACCTTTCGCCCAGCACGGCGGGAGGCCTCACGCTGGGGCTCACCTCGTCTGGCATCGTTCCGGCAAGCGGGGGCCCGAACCCGGCGCGGCTCCCCGGCGCCGGGTTCAGCCTGGCGGGCGGGCTTCAGCGCGACGACAGGTGGGAGACGCGGCTTCGGGAAACGGAGCGGCGGGTGCTCGGGCCGCTGATGGCCCGCGGCATGGCACGCAGTCCGGCGCCGCGGCGCGCCGTCACCCCCGGTGTCCCGGTGGTGGGCGGCCTGATGACGCTGAACGTGGAGACGGACCAGCCCTGCAGCGCCCCCGACAACCGCACGGGCCGCGTGGTGCACGTGGGCACGCGCATCGTGATCGTCGCCGACACCACGAACCCATCCGGGGGGCTGACAGTCGCGGATTACGCGGCGATCGCCGAAACCTTCGACAACCAGGTGTGGCCCGCGATCACCGCGGCTTACGGCGAGCCGGCGGACCTGGACCAGAACGGCGGCCGCGTGATCGCCTTCTACACCCGCGCGGTGAACGAGCTCACCCCGCCGGGATCCAGCGCGTACGTGGGCGGCTTCGTGTATGCGCGCGACCTGTTCGAGCCGGCGCAGTGCGCCTCGAGCAACCGCGCCGAGATGTTCTACATGCTGGCGGCCGATCCTGGCGGCACGGTGAACGGCAACGTGCGGACGGTGGAGCTGGTCAAGAGCAAGACGGTGGGAACGCTGGCCCACGAGTTCGAGCACCTGATCAACGCGTCGCGGCGGATGTACGTGAACAATGCCAATGGGTTCGAGGCCACGTGGCTGGACGAGGGGCTGGCGCACGTGGCCGAGGAGCTGATGTTCTACCACGTTTCCGGGACGAGCGCGCGCGCCAACCTGGGCGGCGCCCAGCTGTTCGACGGCGGCGCGGTGCAGAGCGCATGGTTCTCGTACATGGAGTCCAACACGGGGCGCCTGCGCCAGTGGCTGCTCTCGCCGACGACGGGCGGCTTCTTCCAGGCCAACGACAACCTGCCCACCCGCGGCGCGGCCTGGTCGTTCCTGCGCTACGCGGCCGACCGCAAGGGTGGCACCGAGGGCACGTTCTGGGCGGCGCTGGTGAAGACGGCCCAGGACACGGGTTTGGTGAACCTGCAGAATGCGCTGGGCACGGACCCCATGCCTTGGGCGCGGGACTTCGTCGCGGCCACGTACGCCGACGACGCGCTCGGCAGCGGAACACCGGCGCAGTACACGCTTCCCAGCTGGAACGTCCGTGACATCATCGACAACTGGATCAACTACACCGCGGGAGACCGCTATCCGCTGGCCGTTCGCGCGCCGGGGAACGGGGTGACCGACAACATCACGCTGGCATACGGCGGGTCTGCGGCGTTCTCGCGCGTGGGAGTGCCCGCCAGTGCCTTCGCCTCCGTGCGCCTGCGCGTGGGCGGCGCCAGCCCGCCTTCGACCGTCCGCGTCGCGGTGTTCCGCCGGAAGTAG
- the ald gene encoding alanine dehydrogenase, giving the protein MLIGVPKEIKTNENRIALVPAGAEALVQAGHQVMVERGGGLGSGFTDDQYTSVGATIHDVEEVWARAEMIMKVKEPIAIEYGRTRPGQLLFTYFHFAADQALTRGMIDSGAVCVAYETVQLDSGELPLLTPMSEVAGRMAIQAGAKYLEKYYGGRGMLLGGVPGVAPASVVIIGGGVVGTNAAKMAAGLGARVTILDVSLERLRYLSDVMPANVEMIYSNRHNLMERVEQADLVVGAVLLPGAKAPNLIKRDDLKRMKDGSVIVDVAVDQGGCVETIRPTTHEDPIYEIDGVIHYGVANMPGGVPRTSTLALTNATFPYAMRLARLGWKEACRQDPALALGLNVVNGQVVYPGVAEAFGLPLVPLQSVLV; this is encoded by the coding sequence ATGCTGATCGGCGTTCCGAAGGAAATCAAGACCAACGAGAACCGCATCGCCCTGGTGCCCGCCGGCGCCGAGGCCCTGGTGCAGGCCGGCCACCAGGTGATGGTGGAGCGCGGCGGCGGGCTGGGCAGCGGCTTCACCGACGACCAGTACACCTCCGTCGGCGCCACCATCCACGACGTGGAAGAGGTGTGGGCGCGGGCCGAGATGATCATGAAGGTCAAGGAGCCCATCGCCATCGAGTACGGCCGCACCCGGCCGGGCCAGCTCCTGTTCACCTACTTCCACTTCGCCGCCGACCAGGCGCTCACCCGCGGGATGATCGACTCGGGCGCCGTGTGCGTGGCGTACGAGACGGTGCAGCTGGACAGCGGCGAGCTCCCCCTGCTGACGCCCATGTCCGAGGTGGCGGGGCGCATGGCCATCCAGGCCGGCGCCAAGTACCTGGAAAAGTACTACGGCGGCCGCGGGATGCTGCTGGGCGGCGTTCCCGGCGTGGCGCCCGCCAGCGTGGTGATCATCGGCGGCGGCGTGGTGGGCACCAACGCGGCCAAGATGGCGGCGGGGCTGGGCGCCCGCGTCACCATTCTCGACGTGTCGCTGGAGCGCCTGCGCTACCTGTCGGACGTCATGCCGGCCAACGTGGAGATGATCTACAGCAACCGGCACAACCTGATGGAGCGGGTGGAGCAGGCCGACCTGGTGGTGGGCGCGGTGCTGCTGCCGGGCGCCAAGGCCCCCAACCTGATCAAGCGCGACGACCTGAAGCGCATGAAGGACGGGTCGGTGATCGTCGACGTGGCGGTGGACCAGGGCGGCTGCGTAGAGACCATCCGCCCCACCACGCACGAAGACCCCATCTACGAGATCGACGGGGTGATCCACTACGGCGTGGCGAACATGCCCGGCGGCGTGCCGCGCACCTCCACGCTGGCGCTCACCAACGCCACCTTCCCCTACGCCATGCGCCTGGCGCGCCTGGGGTGGAAGGAAGCCTGCCGCCAGGACCCCGCGCTGGCGCTGGGGCTGAACGTGGTCAACGGCCAGGTGGTGTATCCCGGCGTCGCCGAGGCCTTCGGCCTTCCGCTGGTGCCGCTGCAGTCCGTCCTGGTCTGA
- a CDS encoding rod shape-determining protein, translating into MFRWLRSGSFIPVNDIAVDLGTANTLVYVKGEGIVLNEPSVVAVEKATNRIKGIGLEAKRMLGRTPEGITAVRPLKDGVIADVDVTEIMLRYFLQTVTSKRFLKLKPTVVVGVPSGITELERRAVRQSAAAAGAKEVYMVAEPMAAAIGVGLPVETPTGNMVIDIGGGTTEIAVIALSGIVCDTSIRVGGDEIDNAIVTFMRKNYNLMIGEATAEAVKIQIGSAYSTGDEREMDVKGRDLVSGIPKTVRVHSQEIRECIQEPIQAIVEAVRRALEITPPELASDIVDRGIVMTGGGALIRGLDSLIARETNLPIHVDEDPLTCVVRGAGRILDDVAKYRGVLTS; encoded by the coding sequence ATGTTTCGCTGGTTACGGTCTGGCAGCTTCATCCCGGTGAACGACATCGCCGTCGATCTGGGGACGGCGAATACGCTCGTATACGTAAAGGGCGAGGGGATCGTCCTGAACGAGCCCTCGGTGGTGGCGGTGGAAAAAGCCACCAACCGCATCAAGGGAATCGGGCTGGAGGCCAAGCGCATGCTGGGCCGCACCCCCGAAGGCATCACCGCCGTGCGCCCGCTCAAGGACGGGGTGATCGCCGACGTGGACGTAACGGAGATCATGCTCCGCTACTTCCTGCAGACGGTCACCAGCAAGCGGTTCCTGAAGCTGAAGCCCACCGTGGTGGTGGGCGTGCCCAGCGGCATCACCGAGCTGGAGCGGCGGGCCGTGCGGCAGAGCGCGGCGGCGGCGGGGGCCAAGGAGGTCTACATGGTGGCCGAGCCGATGGCCGCAGCCATCGGCGTTGGGCTGCCGGTAGAAACGCCTACGGGCAACATGGTCATCGACATCGGCGGCGGCACCACCGAGATCGCGGTGATCGCGCTGTCGGGCATCGTGTGCGACACCAGCATCCGCGTGGGGGGCGACGAGATCGACAACGCCATCGTCACCTTCATGCGCAAGAACTACAACCTGATGATCGGCGAGGCCACGGCCGAAGCCGTCAAGATCCAGATCGGCAGCGCGTACAGCACCGGCGACGAGCGGGAGATGGACGTCAAGGGGCGCGACCTGGTGTCGGGCATTCCCAAGACGGTGAGGGTGCACTCGCAGGAGATCCGCGAGTGCATCCAGGAGCCCATCCAGGCCATCGTCGAGGCGGTTCGCCGGGCGCTGGAGATCACCCCCCCCGAGCTGGCCAGCGACATCGTCGACCGGGGGATCGTGATGACGGGCGGCGGCGCGCTGATCCGGGGGCTCGACAGCCTGATCGCACGTGAAACCAACCTTCCCATCCACGTCGACGAGGACCCGCTCACCTGCGTCGTGCGCGGCGCCGGGCGCATCCTGGACGACGTGGCCAAGTACAGAGGAGTGTTGACGTCCTGA
- the mreC gene encoding rod shape-determining protein MreC, which produces MFAALSLLLLLMPEPYRDGVGHALRATALRPVLAMQRGAADRHGRYSDAARLRAERDSLAAYLVGQATLAAENRELRGLLGFRERLAYSFVPAEGRWMAGPGSDGMLRLSAGRRDRVTDGAAVITAEGLAGQVSQLGSESAIMRAWMHPNFRASVMTLDGETYGVAEPIERNGERLLAFSPVAFHTAPDTGAMIVTSGEGGVYPQGIPVGRVAGTGKDPDGWQRIYYVRPLVAPAQMAHVLVLGQPVTGRSDQNLAGAWGVRLTAPPPSADTARPLSPDAAAPARPAQTRPQARPQTRPAPRPRRVDPTPELPGTPVFPGEPRVPPGLPAPRNPSAAADTSRVE; this is translated from the coding sequence GTGTTCGCCGCCCTTTCGCTGCTCCTGCTGCTGATGCCCGAGCCCTACCGCGACGGCGTGGGCCACGCCCTGCGCGCCACGGCGCTGCGGCCGGTGCTGGCCATGCAGCGCGGCGCGGCCGACCGCCACGGCCGCTATTCCGACGCGGCGCGCCTGCGCGCCGAGCGCGACAGCCTGGCGGCCTACCTGGTGGGGCAGGCCACGCTGGCCGCCGAAAACCGCGAGCTGCGGGGCCTGCTGGGCTTCCGCGAGCGGCTGGCCTACTCGTTCGTTCCCGCCGAGGGGCGGTGGATGGCGGGCCCCGGCTCCGACGGGATGCTTCGCCTTTCGGCCGGGCGGCGCGACCGGGTGACCGACGGCGCCGCGGTGATCACCGCCGAGGGCTTGGCGGGGCAGGTGTCGCAGCTGGGGTCGGAGTCGGCCATCATGCGGGCGTGGATGCACCCCAACTTCCGCGCCTCGGTGATGACGCTGGACGGCGAGACGTACGGGGTGGCCGAGCCCATCGAGCGCAACGGCGAGCGGCTGCTGGCCTTCAGCCCGGTGGCCTTCCACACGGCCCCCGACACGGGGGCCATGATCGTCACCTCGGGCGAGGGCGGCGTGTACCCGCAGGGCATTCCGGTGGGCCGGGTGGCGGGAACGGGCAAGGACCCCGACGGCTGGCAGCGCATCTACTACGTCCGGCCGCTGGTGGCGCCCGCGCAGATGGCGCACGTGCTGGTGCTGGGCCAGCCGGTGACGGGACGTTCGGACCAGAACCTGGCGGGGGCCTGGGGAGTGCGGCTCACCGCCCCGCCCCCGTCGGCCGACACGGCCCGCCCGCTTTCGCCCGACGCGGCGGCGCCGGCGCGGCCCGCGCAAACGCGGCCGCAGGCGCGCCCGCAGACCCGCCCGGCTCCGCGCCCGCGCAGGGTAGATCCAACGCCGGAACTGCCGGGAACCCCGGTGTTCCCAGGCGAGCCGCGGGTGCCGCCGGGACTGCCGGCGCCCCGAAATCCGTCGGCCGCTGCCGACACCAGCCGTGTGGAGTGA